tatgattttatcttCGATTTATTTTTTTCTCCTTGCCTTGAAATCCAACATGCACTATTAACAAAAACATATACATAAATAAAATTCATTTTGCTTTCCTTAAAATGGTAATAGTTTCGATAATTCACTCTAATTTCTCTCAAAGCCATAGTGCCATTACCCATATCCTCAAACTTGATACTTTTAGCAACATCACATTTGTTTTATCCAACATAATATACCTGGAAGCTTTCACATATAGCCATGCTTCTTTACATATATTAATTGCATTTGTAGTTGTACCAAACTCATGAAAAATCTCAATTTTGCAACAACATATTATTCACATGCCAACCAAACAATTAttgtctttttcctttttctttttttcttttttttttgtagttAAGGTAAAATAATTTTGATTCCCTTTGAGTTTTCTTCTCCAAATCATttgcttcttttttatttttgtctAGCGACAGTCTTAGTCTTCGGGCTAGCTATCGCTTGCCTTTTTCTCTTGCCCATcaactctctttttctttctttttctcattcACTCCATGCGTCTTCTCTCTTTTTAGTTTACCGATTTATTTTCTGGATATCTTTGTTGTCTTCACAAGTTGTTATTGATAGGTGATGGTATCTATCATCGTTAAAACACCACCAACCACCAACAGTTTCTTTTAAAAAGTGGGTAGCTTTTCATTAGTTTTTCGTTGACTTCTTAATCTGTTTCTGTTTTGAGAGTTTCAGAATAATAAAggattttctattatttaataAGCCTTCACTTTTAGAAGATTTTGTCTACTCTTGTAGTACTCTTTTTAGTCTTGCTTATGCATGTAATCTTTCTTTTGCGAGTAATTTTAGGGTTTGATTTTGTTGTCGTCCCCTCTAATTTGGTGGATGCTCAGTTCTTTTGCCGATTTATGCCTGCCTCTTTGGACCATCCGGGGTTGATTTCCTTATTGTATTAAGTGCTTGCGATCACTACTAATATGTTGTGCTTGAGTTGTGATAGAACTGATTGTCAACATGTCATAATATTCTATTGATGCTGAAGCTGAAGCCTTTATTGTGTTGATGGAGCTTGTCCTTTAATGCGTACGGGTGTTTATTCTTTTTCTCCAAATTGTATGGTCTTattcattgaatgaattaatgaatttctctttaaaaaaattttgattcTCTTTCATAGATTGAATAATTTAGAACGTAGAAAGTTATCaaaatattgtttttaaaatGTTAATTCAATATTTAAGTGAACTCGTAATTTTTTTTGGATGAATCACAGTACACCCTatctaattatgaaaagttataaaatgattatttaattattagtatTTTTTGGTTACCcaattataaaaatcataaaatggtAGAGGTGCTCATGGACCGGGTCAAGCCTAATCAAAATCTTAGGCTCGGGCaaaaaaatgggcttaaaattttgctcaagcctagcctaaataaaaatgctaaaacccgAGCTCGGTTCGACcgtgttaaaatttttatataattttaaaaataatacatcaaaaatactaaaaatattaaaataaatattttccaacaaattgaaaataaattttaaaatatatgtatacttaaataacactaagataggtgtaacttaacaagcaaatgcctctaaaatagtaacaaaattaacaataaaacaatagTTAATATCCAAatcataacaacaaaatagtagcaacataatagtgaaataataataaaatagtgagaaaataacaagaaaatagaagcaaaatagtttttttaaaaaaagaaaaaaatagttttttttttccaaattcgaGCTAGTCTAGGCTCAGGCCAAAAAAGAATTACTCGAGGCTCATAAATGGGACTTATTTTTTTTGctcaagcccattttttgggtcTATACTTTTACTCAAACCCTCCACTTTTCAAATAGTTATAAAATAGTTATCCAACTATTCAATTATGTCTTTTTTGGTCACTAGCtggtaatataaaaataaaagtacctAAAAATTCAAGATAGTTGAGtgataaaaatacaaaattgaataattaaataattattttgtgacTTTTCATAGTTAGATGacgagaaaaaataaaataaaaattaaaaaattactaaaGTAATTTATTTTTGCAAGGGTAATTAAGAAAAGCTTATCCCTACAAGACAGGTAGCAACAGTTATTGAAGAATTATtcacattttaaatattttcttagaTGTAAATACAATGATGCTAAGCAAATTACTTTTTGGAGTCTATATAAGGAAAAGGACCTTAAGATTTGCTAGTGCCACACTCACTTTAGCAACAATCACTTCAAATTTTCAAGCACACAACAACAACAGCAGCCAGCGAAATCTAAGAAAGGTAATAATTAgtttttaagttaaaatttttttttgattaaacactaaaaattaaGTTAAATAGATTGAATCGAAAATCCAGAAATTACAAAATTCTCATAAAAAAACAAGAGTTTACAAAAAGACTAGTAAACAACACTTACTTTGGTTGATGTATGGTATAATGAGTCTGCAAAGAAGACACAAAAAGTGCAGCAATGGCACCCACAAATGCGAAAAACGTCCAGCGAGTCCTAAAACAAGTATGATAAGCTTGAGCTGGATATTGGATCCACATATTCTTACGATGATTATGTATTTGCTGTTTAACCTCACTGTAAGTCGTCGGAGTACGAACCACATCAGTGTTCATCTTCTTGATAACCTTAGCCACTTCTTCATCACTCCCCAATCTATTGTATAGTATGCCAGCGTCTCTCAGTTCCTTAACATCTTCGGCTTCATCGATCAATGAATCAAGGAAACCCATATATGAAGTGACGGTGAAATTGTTGTAAAAATCCGGACACATTTCGTAAGCTATTAAGTTCATGGTTGAATCATCGAAGGTGATCGGCGGTAACCGTAATTTGCCGACGAAGAAGATATGGTTGAAACTGATGTCGGATAAACAACTTATTTTGCTTGCTTTTAACCATATCCCGGCCTTTTTAAGCTCTTTTACGTTACGAAAGGTGTGTGAATGGTGCCGTTTTGTTCTTGTTTGGCTGCTGCGATTTAACGTGCACATGAAAAATCGAGTGCAAAACCTAAAATGCCGCCATGGTTTTTCTTTTTTATCTTTTTCGAAAAGGAGTCTTACTCGTAGTAGATTCAATAGGTGAATTCGCTCTCCTTTTTGCTGCTGCCACCATTCACTAGACCAAAATCTGTGTTAGTCGGAAGCGAAGCTATATATACTTTTTGTGTGATTTGGAATTGTAAATTTTTATCATAACTAAagttaaggttttcaaaatcaaTATTCCAACAGAATAAGTTCAAATGGTCCGATCTATTTATCCagtttgattaaataaatcattaaaaatatcaGTTCAATCACTTGATTCAATTAGTTTTTTTCTCGGTTCAACCTGTTCATTTAAGTTCTCAAATCAAATAGTCTAATAATTTTATTCGGACTAATACCTCAATTAATTTCCATTCCAATCCCATTTAAGCAACATTGACTAAAATACaatttttattattgtattaatgcaaaaattttaccattttttaaAGATGTTAGACTatcaattttccattttaaaaAGTTGGATCGGAAAcataattattttctaaaaaaatgTACACTCAATAGCAACAATGCAAAGGGACAGGAAGGGGTGgatttgaaaaatgaaaaattacattttat
This is a stretch of genomic DNA from Gossypium arboreum isolate Shixiya-1 chromosome 11, ASM2569848v2, whole genome shotgun sequence. It encodes these proteins:
- the LOC108471389 gene encoding uncharacterized protein LOC108471389, which gives rise to MAIKRFIDDTVITPAYMKEPQSHQQDSSQTRTKRHHSHTFRNVKELKKAGIWLKASKISCLSDISFNHIFFVGKLRLPPITFDDSTMNLIAYEMCPDFYNNFTVTSYMGFLDSLIDEAEDVKELRDAGILYNRLGSDEEVAKVIKKMNTDVVRTPTTYSEVKQQIHNHRKNMWIQYPAQAYHTCFRTRWTFFAFVGAIAALFVSSLQTHYTIHQPK